A genomic stretch from Vulpes lagopus strain Blue_001 chromosome 11, ASM1834538v1, whole genome shotgun sequence includes:
- the UBE2L6 gene encoding ubiquitin/ISG15-conjugating enzyme E2 L6 isoform X1 yields MGGPAPRPRVLSAQCTAPPSGRGELGKQRHARGSSDPVPRAGPRGQESSARRGRSAPGQSAASGQGAELESLQAKLPPYLRDLFSDDADVLVWHVLLLPEKPPYNLKAFHLRISFPEDYPFKPPTVTFTTRIYHPNVGHDGDVCLPIISKENWNPHTKACQVLEALSVLVNRPDLGQPVRVELADLLTRDPELFNRKAQEFTLQYGVDRPS; encoded by the exons ATGGGCGGACCGGCGCCGCGCCCCAGGGTGCTCTCCGCCCAGTGCACGGCGCCCCCCAGCGGGCGCGGGGAGCTCGGCAAGCAACGCCACGCGCGGGGGTCCTCGGATCCAGTCCCCCGCGCGGGACCGCGGGGACAGGAGTCTtcggcgcggcgggggcggagcGCACCGGGCCAGAGCGCGGCGAGTGGGCAGGGCGCG GAGCTGGAGAGTCTTCAGGCAAAGCTTCCCCCCTACCTACGGGACCTGTTCAGTGATGATGCGGACGTCCTGGTGTGGCATGTGCTCCTCCTGCCC GAGAAACCACCCTATAACCTCAAGGCCTTCCACCTGCGCATCAGCTTCCCCGAGGACTACCCGTTCAAGCCCCCCACGGTGACCTTCACCACCAGGATCTACCACCCCAACGTGGGCCACGACGGAGACGTTTGCCTGCCTATCATCAGCAAGGAGAACTGGAATCCTCACACCAAGGCCTGCCAAG TCTTGGAGGCTCTCAGCGTGCTGGTGAATAGACCAGACCTGGGGCAGCCAGTTCGGGTGGAGCTTGCCGACCTGCTGACGCGGGACCCAGAGCTGTTCAACAGAAAGGCCCAAGAGTTCACCCTCCAGTATGGAGTGGACCGGCCCTCCTAA
- the UBE2L6 gene encoding ubiquitin/ISG15-conjugating enzyme E2 L6 isoform X3, protein MTASKRVAKEKPPYNLKAFHLRISFPEDYPFKPPTVTFTTRIYHPNVGHDGDVCLPIISKENWNPHTKACQVLEALSVLVNRPDLGQPVRVELADLLTRDPELFNRKAQEFTLQYGVDRPS, encoded by the exons ATGACCGCCAGCAAACGGGTGGCGAAG GAGAAACCACCCTATAACCTCAAGGCCTTCCACCTGCGCATCAGCTTCCCCGAGGACTACCCGTTCAAGCCCCCCACGGTGACCTTCACCACCAGGATCTACCACCCCAACGTGGGCCACGACGGAGACGTTTGCCTGCCTATCATCAGCAAGGAGAACTGGAATCCTCACACCAAGGCCTGCCAAG TCTTGGAGGCTCTCAGCGTGCTGGTGAATAGACCAGACCTGGGGCAGCCAGTTCGGGTGGAGCTTGCCGACCTGCTGACGCGGGACCCAGAGCTGTTCAACAGAAAGGCCCAAGAGTTCACCCTCCAGTATGGAGTGGACCGGCCCTCCTAA
- the UBE2L6 gene encoding ubiquitin/ISG15-conjugating enzyme E2 L6 isoform X2, with protein sequence MTASKRVAKELESLQAKLPPYLRDLFSDDADVLVWHVLLLPEKPPYNLKAFHLRISFPEDYPFKPPTVTFTTRIYHPNVGHDGDVCLPIISKENWNPHTKACQVLEALSVLVNRPDLGQPVRVELADLLTRDPELFNRKAQEFTLQYGVDRPS encoded by the exons ATGACCGCCAGCAAACGGGTGGCGAAG GAGCTGGAGAGTCTTCAGGCAAAGCTTCCCCCCTACCTACGGGACCTGTTCAGTGATGATGCGGACGTCCTGGTGTGGCATGTGCTCCTCCTGCCC GAGAAACCACCCTATAACCTCAAGGCCTTCCACCTGCGCATCAGCTTCCCCGAGGACTACCCGTTCAAGCCCCCCACGGTGACCTTCACCACCAGGATCTACCACCCCAACGTGGGCCACGACGGAGACGTTTGCCTGCCTATCATCAGCAAGGAGAACTGGAATCCTCACACCAAGGCCTGCCAAG TCTTGGAGGCTCTCAGCGTGCTGGTGAATAGACCAGACCTGGGGCAGCCAGTTCGGGTGGAGCTTGCCGACCTGCTGACGCGGGACCCAGAGCTGTTCAACAGAAAGGCCCAAGAGTTCACCCTCCAGTATGGAGTGGACCGGCCCTCCTAA